Part of the Azospirillum formosense genome is shown below.
CGTTCATCCTGGCGTACCGGGTCCTTGCGAGGGGGCTCGGCCCTGGGAGGGCGCGCCACCCGTTCCTACCTGAAGGAGTGCCATGATCCGCCACCCGGCGGTCCGTGGAGCCTTCGAGGCAACAATCGGGTGCGCGTTTGAGCACGTTCGGGGTCGAGCTGGAAGTCCACATTGCGTCGCTGCGCCGCTACGCGCGCGCGTTGCTGCGCAACCGTTCGGATGCCGAGGATCTGGTGCAGGAGGCGTTGACGCGGGCGGTGGCGCGCGCCGACACCTTCAAGGCGGGGACGAACCTGCGGGCGTGGCTTTTCACCATCCTGCACAACGTCCATGTCAATCAGGTCCGCTCCAAGGCGTCGCGGCCCGACGAGGTCGATGTGGACAGCGTCGAGTCGAAGCTGGTGACCCCGGCCCGGCAGGAGGAACGTGTGGAGTTGCGCGAGATGATGCGCGCGCTCGACGATCTGCCGGAGGAGCAGCGCAAGGTGCTGCTCCTGGTCGCGCTGGAAGGCCTGAAATACGAGGAGGTCGCCGAGACGCTCGGCGTACCGATCGGGACCGTCATGTCGCGCCTCTCGCGGGCGCGCGAGGCGGTCAGGGCGAAGCTGGCGAACGAGGGCTCCGTGGCTCTCAGGCGGGTGAAGTGATGAACGCGCATTGCGTAACGGACGACGAACTGCACGCCTACGTGGATGGGCAACTGGCTCCGGAACGCCGGCTCTTCGTGGAGCGATGGCTGGCCGACGATCCCGATGCCGCCCGCCGGGCCGAGGACTATCGCGCCCAGGCCGCGCTGCTGCACGAACTCTTCGACCCCGTGCTGCGCGAACCGGCCAGCGGCCCGGTCGAGGAGCTGACGGGCAAGCTGCGCGGGCGCATGCCGGGCAACGACAACGCCGCCCCCTGGCACGCCCGCTCGTGGGTGCGCATGGCCGCGGCGGTGATGCTGATCGTCGGCGGGGCCGGCGGCGGCTGGCTGGGCCGCGGCGCCGTCGACCAGTCGCCGGTCGTCCAGCAGCGCCAGACGCTCCAGACCTTCGCCGAGGAGGCCACCCAGGCCCACCGCTTCTACACCTCCGACGAGCGCTTCCAGGTCGAGCTCGGCGCCGACAACCAGGACGAGCTGAACAGCTGGCTGTCCAAGCGCGTCGGGCGCGACGTCTTCGGCCCGGACCTCGGCAAGGTCGGCCTGCGGCTGATCGGCGGGCGGTCGCTGCCCACCGAGCTGGGGGCCGGCGCCCAGTACATGTACGTGAACGAGGCCAACAAGCGCGTCACCCTGTTCGTCGGCGCCCCGCGTTCCGGCAACCCGGCGAAGTTCGGCTTCTCGCAGAACGGCGACGTGGCGACCATCTACTGGGTGGAGGGCCCGCTGGCCTACGCGCTG
Proteins encoded:
- a CDS encoding sigma-70 family RNA polymerase sigma factor → MSTFGVELEVHIASLRRYARALLRNRSDAEDLVQEALTRAVARADTFKAGTNLRAWLFTILHNVHVNQVRSKASRPDEVDVDSVESKLVTPARQEERVELREMMRALDDLPEEQRKVLLLVALEGLKYEEVAETLGVPIGTVMSRLSRAREAVRAKLANEGSVALRRVK
- a CDS encoding anti-sigma factor, whose product is MNAHCVTDDELHAYVDGQLAPERRLFVERWLADDPDAARRAEDYRAQAALLHELFDPVLREPASGPVEELTGKLRGRMPGNDNAAPWHARSWVRMAAAVMLIVGGAGGGWLGRGAVDQSPVVQQRQTLQTFAEEATQAHRFYTSDERFQVELGADNQDELNSWLSKRVGRDVFGPDLGKVGLRLIGGRSLPTELGAGAQYMYVNEANKRVTLFVGAPRSGNPAKFGFSQNGDVATIYWVEGPLAYALAGRMSKEDLLRVAEAVYNDVKAGPRRPEPQSQQNQQPQQQQEQQPQQQQQDQPPAGVQPISDTHKPKDS